The genomic stretch CATCGCCGATCAGCTGGCGCGGGTCCACGCCGCCGACCTCGCGCTGGCCGTGGCCGCCAGCGCGGGTGACCGCGTCGCCGTCGCCGCGTTCGAGCGCGCCCACGGTCCCGTGCTCGACGCCGTCGCGCGACGCTTCGCCGGCGGGGACCACTCGGTCGAGGACCTGCGCCAGATCGCGCTGGGCCACCTGCTGGTCGCGGCGCCCGGGCGCGGCCCGAAGCTGGCCGACTACGCCGGGCTGGGCTTCCTCGACAACTGGCTGCGGGTGACCGCGGTCCGGCTGTTCCTCGATCTGGGCCGCCGCAAGGACCGCGCCCGCGAGGCCCCGGTCGACGACGACGTGGTGGCCGCGCTCGCCGCCCCGGGCGACCTCGCGCTCGATCACCTGAAGAGCGAGTACCGGGGCGTGGTCGCGGCCGCGCTGCAGCTCGCGGCCCGCGGGCTCGAGCCCGGCGATCGCCACCTGCTGCGGCAGCACCTGGCGCACGGCATGACGATCGATCACCTGGCCGCGGCGCTGGGCATCCACCGCGCGACCGTGGCCCGCCGGATCACCCGCGCCCGCGAGCGCATGCTGGCGGCGGCCCGCGCCGAGCTGGCGGCGCGGCTGCGCTTGCCCGACGACGAGCTGGCCAGCGTGATCCGGCTCGCCGCCAGCGGCTTCGACGTCAGCGTCGCCCGGCTCCTCGCGAGCGCGCCGGAGCCGTCGTGACGCCGTGCCCCGACGAGACCCAGCTCGCGCTCCAGGCCGAGGGCGGCCTCGACGCCGCCGCGCGGGCCGCGCTCGAGCGCCACCTCGACGGCTGCGCCGCGTGCGCGTCGGTGGTGCGCGAGCTGGGCGCGCTGATCGCGCCGGTCGGCGGGCCGAGCCGCTACCGCCTCGAGCGCCGCCTGGGCGAGGGGGCCATGGGCGTGGTGTGGGAGGCGTTCGATCGCGAGCTGGAGCGACCGGTCGCGCTCAAGTGGATCCAGGTCGTCGGCGACGGGGACGACGAGCGCCGCGCGCGGCTGGTGCGCGAGGCCCGGGTGCTGGCGCGGCTGCGCCACCCGAACGTCGTCGCGGTCCACGACGCCGGCATCGAGGGCGACGAGGTCTGGGTCGCGCTCGAGCTGGTCCGCGGCCAGACCGCCCGCGCGTGGCTGGCGGCGGCGCCGCGCTCGTCCGCCGAGATCCTCGCGCTGTGGCGCGCGGTCGCCGGCGGGCTGGCGGCGGCCCACGTCGCCGGGGTGATCCACCGCGACGTCAAGCCCGACAACGTCCTGGTCCGCGACGACGGCGAGGCCGTGCTGGTCGACTTTGGGCTGGCCTCGGCGCCGGTCGGCGCGGTCGACGCGCTGACCCGGACCGGCGAGGTCGTGGGCACGCCGGCGTACATGGCGCCGGAGCAGCTGCGCGGCGACGCCGTCGACGCCCGCGCCGATCAGTTCGCGTGGAGCGCGTGCGTGTGGGAGGCCCTGACCGGGCGCCGGCCGTTCACCGGCGCCTCGGTCGCCGCGCTCGCGGTCGCGATGACCCGGCCGCCGACGGTGCCGGCGGGCGCCGACGCGCCCGTGCTGCGGGTCCTGGCCCGGGGCCTGGCCCACGAGCCGACGCGGCGCTGGCCCGATCTGCCCGCGCTGATCGCCGCGCTCGATGGCGCCGCGCGCGGCCGAGGTCGCCGTCGGCGCGGCCTGATCGCCGCCGCGCTCGCCGGCGCGCTGGCGGTGACCGCGGTGACCGCGACGCTGGCGCTGAGCGGCGGCGGCGCGCGGTCCGCGCCGCGCCCGCCGACGCCGTCGGTCGAGCCGGCGTCGATCACCGCCGCGCCCGTCGCGCGGCCGCCGCGGCGCTTCGTCGACGAGGCCACCGACCGTCTGGTCGAGCTCGACGGCGCCGGGTGCCTGCGGATCCTCGACGCCCACGCGCCCGTGGCGCCGGCGCTGGTCGACGAGGTCGAGTCGCTGCGCGCGCTGTGCGAGATGCGCGCGGGTGACTGTGACGGCGGGCGCGCGCGGCTCACGCGGCTGTTCGAGGCCCGCCGGCCGCCCGCTGTCGCGGCGCGCGCCGTCGACGCGCAGGACGCCGCGCAGTGCCCGCTGGCCGCGCCGGCGGCGACCCCGGCGCAGCGCGCGCAGCGGCTCGTGACCCAGCTGATCGTCCTGACCGCCCGCCACCAGTCGTGCCGGCCGCTGCTCGCCGAGGAGGCGCGCCTCGGCGTCGAGCTGGACGCGTTCCAGCGACGCGCCGTCGCGTTCCAGCGCGCGCTGTGCCACGCCATCGACGGCGACTGCGCGCAGGCCCGCGCCAGCTGGCGCGCCGCTGCCACCGCCGCCCTCCCCGCCGGCGCGGTCCCGGGGCCGGCCTGGCGCGCGGGCGTCGAGCTCGACTTCGATCGGTCGGCGCCGACCTGCGCCGGTCGCTGACCACGGCGCCGGCCCGCACGACCGACGGCGGCAAGAATCTGGGCGCGCCCGCGCGACCTGGCGCGACGACCTCCGTCTGGACCGAGGAGAGGTCGTCGTGCACTCCAGTCCCACCTGCCTGATCGTCGCGCTGGCCGTCGCCGTCGGCGGCTGCGCGCTGTTCGTCCCCGGCCTGCCCCCGCCCCACGGGCTCACCGGCGGCGAGCACCTCCACGTCGTCGACGACTCGCTGCTCCTCGACATCATCGGCCCCGGGCTCCATCCCGAGGACTTCCACCGTCGCGGCTTTCGGTTCGACCGGGTCCTGCCAGCCGGCGCCGAGGTCCGGGTCGCCGACGACTACGTGGCGCAGCGCGAGGCCCTGGCGCCCGACGCGTGGCTGATCGGCCGCAACCCGTGGATCTACGTCGAGGTGGTGACCTCGCCGATCCCGGCCCAGCGCGGCTGGAAGGGCTGGATCTACCTCGGCACGACCGGCGCCGCGACCGCGCCGGTGGCGCCGCTGGCCGACGCCACCGTCACGCGCGAGTCGAGGCTGTGCCCCGGCGCCGACAGCATCGTGCCGGCGTGCGTGGTCCTGCTGCGCGCCGTCACCCCGGTCCGCGTCCTCGGCTGCGGCGGCCGCCGCGTCCACGTCGAGCTGTGGAACGTCGACGGCCTCTACATCCACGGCTTCGTCAACGCGACCCAGCTCGATCGCACCCCGTGCGTCGCCACCAAGGAGTGACCCCATGTCCCCCCGTCGATCCCGCCTCGTCCCCGCCGTCGTCGCCCTGTCGCTGGTCGGCGGCCAGGCCGCCTGCAACCTCCCCGCGCTCCTGGAGCGCAACGCCGCCGACCGGAAGATGACCGAGGACGCCCGGCGCCGGGGCGAGGCCGCCCAGGCCAACGCCCGCGTCGATCGCTACGTCATCGCCGACGAGGTCTGGCTGTGCCCGACCGCCGAGGCCGCGCGCGCCGGCGGCCCGTGCGCCGGCGGCCACCACGTGCTCCACAACCGCGACGTCACCGTCATCGGCCAGGCCGCCACCGACGGCGTCTGGCGCACCGAGATCTGGGACGCCCAGGGCGCGCACCCGCTGTTCGTCGCCGACGCGGCGCTGGGCGAGCTGCCGGAGCTGACCGCCCTCGACCAGCTCGCCGCCGACCTCGACCGGCGCTACCCCGACGCGCGCCGCATCCCGGTCGCCACCGTGACGCTCGCCAACCTGATCGAGGCGCCGCGCTCGTTCAAGGGTCGCTACCTGGTCCTGCGCCAGCCCAGCGGCAGCATGACCAACAAGGACTTCACCGGCGATCGCTTCGTCTTCACGATCCCCATCGCCGTGAGCAGCACCTCGCGCTGGTCCGCGCTCGCGCAGTTCGAGCTCACGAACCGCGCGCTGGTCGCTGACTTCAAGGCCGGCGACCGCTCGTACCGGTGCGGCGCGTCGTACTGCGATGAGTTCCTGATCGTCGCCACGCTCACCGGCCGCACCGTCGAGCGCCTCGACGACCTCGGCCACGTCCACCGCCTGCCGGTGTTCGAGATCAAGGAGCTCGGCGACCGCTTCGGCGCGACCCGAGGACGCTAGCGCACCGGCGCCATCGTCGCGGCCTACCGCAGGCCGATGGTCAGCGCGACGCCGACCGCGACCCCGAGCACGAACAGCGGCCAGCGCGCGGACGCCACCGCCGCGACCGGCAGCGCGAAGCGGACCTCGTGGACCGCGCCGGTGGTGGCGTCGACCAGCACGACGCCGACCGCGCCGTAGGCGACCTGGTACTCGAGCAGCTGGCGGCGCGTCGCGGGGTTGGCCAGGCTCGGCGCCTCGGCCCCGGTCTTGATCTCGCCGACCCAGCGCTGGCCGGCGCGCTCGACCAGGTAGTCGCAGCGCAGCCCCGCGTCGTAGCGCTCGGCGTCGACCTCGACCGTCAGCGCGTGGCGGACCTGACGATCGATCACCGCGAAGCCGGCGGCCTCGAGCAGGGCCGCGCCGGCCAGCTCCCCGTCGGCGGCGGCGCGCCCGACCCGCCGCGCCCGCCGCGACCGGCCCCGGGCCGCGAGCCGGCGTGCGCCGACCGTGAGCGCCAGCGCCAGCACCACCGCGGCGAGCAGCGCGGCCAGCGCGATCATCGGCATCGCGACGATCGTGCGCGGTCACTCTGACAGCGCGCGGCGGCCGGCGGAGCCCCGGGACTCACCCGGGGGTCGACCCACGGCGCGACGTCGCGCGCGGGTCCTCGTCGTCGCGTCCGCGCCGGCCGGCGCCGCGCCTCGACCGCGCACGCGGATCGGGCTCGACCCCGGCGAACCCTCAGGGCCCGCGCGTAAACAACTCGGTCGGTCTCGCGGCCGATCCATCCCGGCTGGCTGCGTTGCCGGCTCCGGTCCTCGGGGCACGTCCAACGAGGACGCTTCCCTCCGGTCCTCGCCGTCGCCTTGCCATCCGGGCGCCTCGTCCGCGATCCTCGATCGACTTGTTCACGCGCAGGCCCTCACGTCAGGGCTGGACCTGGCCCTGCGGGTCGTCGCTGCTCGACTGGCGCCGCTCGACGCGCCCGTCGGGGTGGATGATGATCTCCTCGCGCTGCCAGCTCGACGCGTCGGGCCCGAGGCCGCGGCCCGTCGGCGCCCGCGGTCGCAGCCGCGACGGCGCCGGCGCCGCCTGGGCCACGCGCACGTCCGGCAGCTCGCCGAGCGTCACCGCCACCGCGCGGGCGTCGCCGCCGCGCACGACGTCGAGCTTGGCGGTCTTGCCGGCGCCGCGGGTGGCGATCAGGTTGCGCAGCCGACCGACCTCGCGCACCGGCTGGCCGTCGATCGCCGTCACGAGGTCCCCGACCGCCAGGCCCGCCTTCGCGGCCGGGGTGCCGGGGCCGACCGACTGCACGACCACGCCGCTCGCGGCCTTGATGCCGAACTGCGCGCGCGTCCTGATCGAGCGGCGCGAGCTGCACGCCCAGATAGCCGCGCGACACCCGCCCGTCCTTGATCAGCATGTCCATGATCGGCCGCGCCATGTTGGTCGGGATCGCGAAGCCGATGCCCTGGTAGCCGCCGGTGCGCGACAGGATCGCGGTGTTGATCCCGACCAGGTGGCCCTTCATGTCGACCAGCGCGCCGCCCGAGTTGCCGGGGTTGATCGCCGCGTCGGTCTGGATGAAGTCCTCG from Myxococcales bacterium encodes the following:
- a CDS encoding sigma-70 family RNA polymerase sigma factor; its protein translation is MAGDELVARFRASVSAARLDEVDAIADLGDRLAALVAAAAIAHPALADGPTLAAAIAIRLGAGAIADQLARVHAADLALAVAASAGDRVAVAAFERAHGPVLDAVARRFAGGDHSVEDLRQIALGHLLVAAPGRGPKLADYAGLGFLDNWLRVTAVRLFLDLGRRKDRAREAPVDDDVVAALAAPGDLALDHLKSEYRGVVAAALQLAARGLEPGDRHLLRQHLAHGMTIDHLAAALGIHRATVARRITRARERMLAAARAELAARLRLPDDELASVIRLAASGFDVSVARLLASAPEPS
- a CDS encoding protein kinase encodes the protein MTPCPDETQLALQAEGGLDAAARAALERHLDGCAACASVVRELGALIAPVGGPSRYRLERRLGEGAMGVVWEAFDRELERPVALKWIQVVGDGDDERRARLVREARVLARLRHPNVVAVHDAGIEGDEVWVALELVRGQTARAWLAAAPRSSAEILALWRAVAGGLAAAHVAGVIHRDVKPDNVLVRDDGEAVLVDFGLASAPVGAVDALTRTGEVVGTPAYMAPEQLRGDAVDARADQFAWSACVWEALTGRRPFTGASVAALAVAMTRPPTVPAGADAPVLRVLARGLAHEPTRRWPDLPALIAALDGAARGRGRRRRGLIAAALAGALAVTAVTATLALSGGGARSAPRPPTPSVEPASITAAPVARPPRRFVDEATDRLVELDGAGCLRILDAHAPVAPALVDEVESLRALCEMRAGDCDGGRARLTRLFEARRPPAVAARAVDAQDAAQCPLAAPAATPAQRAQRLVTQLIVLTARHQSCRPLLAEEARLGVELDAFQRRAVAFQRALCHAIDGDCAQARASWRAAATAALPAGAVPGPAWRAGVELDFDRSAPTCAGR
- a CDS encoding trypsin-like peptidase domain-containing protein, encoding MTRFTRIRRSLVAGACAVGLAAGVGLVARSADPRAAQATPLAGGSTEIADVAERVVDSVVNVSTTQRAAAGPYAADPFWNDPSSPFFGGDDPRKAQSLGSGVIVSPDGRILTNAHVVDNAAAIRVTLRDGTEFAAKVIGADPRSDVAVLQLIPGKGAKLPALRPLPMGDSSTLRLGEVVLAVGNPFGVGQAVTMGIVSAVGRASVGIEQYEDFIQTDAAINPGNSGGALVDMKGHLVGINTAILSRTGGYQGIGFAIPTNMARPIMDMLIKDGRVSRGYLGVQLAPLDQDARAVRHQGRERRGRAVGRPRHPGREGGPGGRGPRDGDRRPAGARGRSAAQPDRHPRRRQDRQARRRARRRRPRGGGDARRAAGRARGPGGAGAVAAATAGADGPRPRARRVELAARGDHHPPRRARRAAPVEQRRPAGPGPALT